A single window of Cetobacterium sp. ZOR0034 DNA harbors:
- a CDS encoding AbgT family transporter, which yields MSTNSTKKMSFFEKFLNFVEVTGNKLPHPVAMFFGFFVVTIIFSMILSSMGVSVNYKEISRATGQVIEKTTYVQNLLTRSGIRAIFGTTVTNFTGHAALGSIVVAMLGVGLAEGTGLLNSIIKKIVISTPRQLVSAIVVFAGVMSNIASDAGYVVLIPLGAVIFLSFGRHPLAGIAAAFAGVSGGFSANLLIGTTDPLLGGITTTAAQIVLPGYSVTPTANFFFMFASTFLITFVGAWITDKIVEPRLGEYKGPKDDVNLNDQITPEEKKGLRAAGFATIAFIALILAMVLPENAVFRLTSEEVTKFIAANNREPGTMEILKPFFSDSIVYILMLAFFIPGLAYGIAAKTVKSHKDVIKAMTKAMASCGQVLVIIFVSAQFVYVFSKSNIGIVIAVKLADVLKDLGISGIWAAVGLIFLTAFVNLFIGGASSKWLMLSPVFIPMFVELGLTPEYTQLAYRIGDSTTNIISPLMSYFPIIVGFASKYEEKEGSMGIGTIIAMMLPYSIVFLIGWTIMFVAWTYLGLPIGPGVSMFM from the coding sequence ATGTCTACAAATTCTACAAAAAAAATGAGCTTTTTTGAAAAATTCCTAAACTTTGTTGAAGTTACAGGAAACAAGTTACCTCATCCAGTTGCGATGTTCTTCGGTTTCTTTGTGGTAACAATTATCTTTTCTATGATTCTTTCGTCAATGGGGGTTTCTGTTAACTATAAAGAAATCTCAAGAGCAACAGGTCAAGTTATTGAAAAAACGACTTATGTTCAAAACCTTCTAACTAGAAGCGGTATTAGAGCAATTTTTGGTACAACAGTTACTAACTTTACAGGTCATGCTGCACTTGGTTCAATCGTTGTTGCTATGCTTGGAGTTGGATTAGCCGAAGGAACAGGTTTACTAAACTCTATTATTAAAAAGATTGTTATTTCGACTCCTAGACAACTAGTTTCTGCTATTGTTGTTTTTGCTGGAGTTATGTCAAATATTGCATCAGATGCAGGATACGTTGTTCTTATTCCACTTGGTGCTGTTATCTTCTTATCATTCGGAAGACATCCACTTGCTGGAATAGCCGCTGCATTTGCCGGAGTTTCTGGTGGATTCTCAGCTAATCTTTTGATAGGAACTACTGATCCACTACTTGGAGGAATTACTACTACGGCTGCGCAGATCGTTTTACCAGGATATTCAGTTACTCCTACAGCTAACTTCTTCTTCATGTTTGCTTCTACATTCTTAATTACATTTGTTGGAGCATGGATTACTGATAAAATTGTTGAACCTAGATTAGGTGAATACAAAGGACCAAAAGATGATGTTAATTTAAATGATCAAATTACCCCTGAAGAGAAAAAAGGGTTAAGAGCTGCTGGTTTTGCTACAATTGCTTTTATAGCTTTAATACTTGCAATGGTACTACCTGAAAATGCAGTATTCAGATTAACTTCAGAAGAGGTTACAAAGTTTATAGCTGCTAACAACAGAGAACCTGGTACAATGGAAATTTTAAAACCATTCTTCAGTGATTCTATCGTATATATCTTAATGCTTGCATTCTTTATTCCAGGATTAGCTTACGGTATTGCTGCTAAAACAGTTAAATCACACAAAGATGTTATCAAAGCTATGACTAAAGCTATGGCTTCTTGTGGACAAGTTTTAGTTATCATATTCGTTTCTGCACAATTCGTTTATGTTTTCTCAAAATCAAACATCGGAATTGTTATAGCTGTTAAGCTTGCTGATGTATTAAAAGATTTAGGAATTTCTGGAATCTGGGCTGCGGTTGGATTAATCTTCTTAACTGCGTTTGTTAACCTATTTATCGGAGGAGCTTCTTCTAAATGGTTAATGCTATCTCCAGTATTCATTCCTATGTTTGTTGAACTAGGATTAACTCCTGAATATACTCAATTAGCATACAGAATTGGAGATTCGACTACTAACATTATATCTCCATTAATGTCTTACTTCCCAATCATAGTTGGTTTTGCTTCTAAATATGAGGAAAAAGAGGGATCAATGGGAATTGGAACTATCATTGCTATGATGCTACCATACTCTATTGTATTCTTAATTGGATGGACAATAATGTTCGTTGCATGGACTTATTTAGGATTACCAATTGGACCTGGAGTAAGCATGTTTATGTAA
- a CDS encoding TrkA C-terminal domain-containing protein, whose translation MSTDFAILAFFSLMLAYLLICEIFTILFRLTGLTEETARFQVISMLTTCGFTTVESELITSSRKRKKLAFITILFGYIFSVTIVSMVINFFMRLSDENSLQIILKAILAIIFIIIIWYILLKVNFVKTRFDKIISRFGVKAMFKNQNNPIMVLAIFKSEVIAEVTITNLPEELIDTKLKDSYIRLHYNLQILTVIKPNDESTPVTGDTILENNDKVIIFGTLKNIKKLFIREKKF comes from the coding sequence ATGAGTACTGACTTTGCAATCTTAGCTTTTTTCAGTTTAATGTTAGCTTATCTTTTAATCTGTGAAATTTTCACTATTCTTTTTAGATTAACCGGCTTAACGGAAGAAACAGCACGTTTTCAAGTTATCTCTATGTTAACAACATGTGGTTTTACAACAGTTGAAAGTGAACTTATTACCTCTTCTAGAAAAAGAAAAAAACTTGCTTTTATAACTATCCTTTTTGGTTATATTTTCTCAGTTACAATAGTCTCTATGGTTATAAATTTCTTTATGCGTTTAAGTGATGAAAATAGCCTACAAATTATTCTAAAAGCTATTTTAGCTATAATTTTTATTATTATCATCTGGTATATTCTTCTAAAAGTAAATTTTGTTAAAACTCGATTTGATAAAATAATTAGTAGATTCGGAGTAAAAGCTATGTTTAAAAACCAAAATAATCCTATTATGGTTTTAGCAATTTTTAAGTCTGAAGTTATTGCAGAAGTTACAATTACTAATTTACCTGAAGAACTTATAGATACAAAGTTGAAGGATTCTTATATTAGATTACACTACAATCTTCAAATTTTAACTGTAATAAAACCTAATGATGAAAGCACTCCAGTAACCGGAGATACAATACTTGAAAACAATGATAAAGTTATTATTTTTGGAACATTAAAAAATATAAAAAAACTTTTTATCAGAGAAAAGAAATTTTAA
- a CDS encoding MATE family efflux transporter yields MKLGSIDLEKDSISKLFFNFSFPAVMGMLISAFYVIIDGIFIGRGIGGDGLAAINVAYPVITLTIALSLMFGTGGATVISIKQGEGKSEEVNKYFSHMIILNIISYIIICSLTLIFQNKIIYFLGSSDKLFDLTKAYLIPGVIFSIFFMLSISLNAVVRNNNSPNFAMASMGIGAIVNILLDALFILKFKWGMYGAAYATGIAQMSSALFLLSYFLRKDCNIKFIQNTLDIKAIKRICLNGFPSFILEFAVAVITILFNSTLMVLTGEIGVAAFSIIAYIFYVFRMIFNGLAQGIQPIISYNFGAKQWSRIKDTLVLGHKISLVVSLLILSLVYFERDFIIEFFNGDLELIKLASRGLLIYSSAVIFLGANFIHISYLQSMEKATIANFLSFGRSFVFIIIGIFTLPSFIGIDGVWLSLPFADFMTFITGAAIGLKNRNNKTT; encoded by the coding sequence ATGAAACTTGGATCAATTGATTTAGAAAAAGATTCTATAAGTAAGCTATTTTTTAACTTTTCTTTTCCAGCTGTAATGGGAATGTTAATCTCAGCTTTTTATGTTATTATTGATGGTATTTTTATAGGTAGAGGTATCGGTGGAGATGGTTTAGCAGCAATTAATGTTGCATACCCTGTAATCACTTTAACTATTGCTTTGAGTCTTATGTTTGGAACTGGAGGAGCCACAGTTATCTCTATAAAACAGGGAGAAGGAAAATCTGAAGAAGTTAATAAATATTTTTCACATATGATTATTTTAAATATTATTTCCTATATTATCATATGTTCGTTAACACTTATATTCCAAAATAAAATTATCTATTTTTTAGGAAGTAGTGATAAATTATTTGACTTAACAAAAGCTTATTTAATTCCAGGAGTTATTTTCAGTATATTTTTTATGTTATCTATATCTTTAAATGCTGTGGTTAGAAATAACAATAGCCCTAATTTTGCTATGGCATCTATGGGAATTGGAGCCATCGTAAACATTTTATTAGATGCACTTTTCATTCTTAAGTTTAAATGGGGAATGTATGGTGCAGCATATGCTACCGGTATAGCCCAGATGTCATCTGCATTATTTTTGCTTTCTTATTTTTTAAGGAAGGATTGTAATATAAAATTTATACAAAACACACTAGATATTAAAGCTATTAAAAGAATTTGCTTGAATGGATTCCCATCTTTTATTCTAGAATTTGCGGTTGCTGTAATTACAATTTTATTCAATTCAACTTTAATGGTTTTAACTGGTGAGATTGGAGTAGCAGCTTTTAGTATAATCGCTTATATATTTTATGTTTTTAGAATGATTTTCAATGGTTTGGCACAAGGGATTCAACCTATTATCAGTTATAACTTTGGTGCTAAACAATGGAGTAGAATAAAAGACACCTTAGTTTTAGGTCATAAGATATCTTTAGTTGTTTCTTTACTAATTCTTTCACTTGTGTATTTCGAAAGAGATTTTATCATCGAATTTTTCAACGGAGATTTAGAATTAATCAAATTGGCTTCTAGAGGTTTACTTATATACTCATCAGCAGTTATATTTTTAGGAGCTAATTTTATTCATATATCTTATTTACAGTCTATGGAGAAAGCTACTATCGCTAATTTTTTATCTTTTGGTAGAAGTTTTGTATTTATTATTATTGGTATCTTTACTTTACCAAGTTTTATTGGTATAGATGGTGTTTGGCTCTCTCTTCCCTTTGCTGACTTCATGACATTTATTACTGGAGCGGCTATTGGATTAAAAAATAGAAACAACAAAACTACATAA
- the mscL gene encoding large-conductance mechanosensitive channel protein MscL, whose product MFLKEFKEFAIKGNAIDLAVGVIIGGAFGKIVTSIVNDLLMPIVGILLGGINFSDLKYVIKPAEGTIPEAAIRYGNFIQSVVDFTIIAFCIFLMVKAINQLRKKDEVPAAPPAPTNEENLLTEIRDLLAKK is encoded by the coding sequence ATGTTTTTAAAAGAGTTTAAAGAGTTTGCTATCAAAGGAAATGCTATTGATTTAGCTGTCGGTGTTATAATTGGAGGGGCTTTTGGGAAAATTGTAACCTCTATTGTCAATGATCTTTTGATGCCTATTGTTGGTATTTTATTAGGTGGAATCAATTTCTCAGACCTTAAATATGTTATAAAGCCCGCTGAAGGAACTATTCCTGAAGCTGCAATAAGATATGGTAATTTTATTCAGTCAGTTGTTGATTTTACAATCATCGCCTTTTGTATCTTTTTGATGGTAAAAGCTATTAATCAATTACGAAAGAAAGATGAAGTTCCTGCTGCACCACCAGCTCCTACAAATGAGGAAAATCTTTTAACTGAAATCAGAGATTTATTAGCTAAAAAATAG
- the uidA gene encoding beta-glucuronidase — MLYPIMTTTRNLIDLSGVWRFKLDDGKGIENGYFKDRLYGKVYNMPVPSSFNDLIEDKEVREHVGAVWYEKEFELSKGILNEDRVVLRFGSVTHKAVVFLNGKEICRNKGGFLPFEVVLEKDMLVNRNRLTILVDNTLDNTTLPVGGVKELDNVSKGLEELMIPKVKRHIAYCVDFFNYSGIHRPVKIYTTPKEFIKDITLITDIVEEKGIIDYSVQASFDGDVFVEVIDKEGKNIATATGKNNRIEIENAKLWEPGAAYLYEIKVTLKDGDKILDVYYEKCGVRTVKVEAGKFLINGKPFYFKGFGKHEDSNSNGRGLNEVINRKDFSLMKWIGANSFRTSHYPYSEEIMRLADEEGIVVIDEVPAVGLHVNFMNTYMGIKSSQSTWEVLKTKEQHEKDIRELIKRDKNHPCVVMWCVANETALEEEGSYAYFKPIIDLARGLDAQKRPITLVSHIAYPLNTEEAHKVCAELDVLCFNRYYGWYWGVGEVELVEGVIVKELEMWWEHHKKPMMYTEFGADTVNGLKETTPVIYSEDYQQLYYEVHGRAFDKMEYFIGEQVWNFADFATRYDSIMRVGGNKKGIFTRERKPKMAAYTLKKRWEQIPDFNYKK, encoded by the coding sequence ATGTTATACCCAATAATGACAACAACTAGAAATTTAATAGATTTATCAGGAGTTTGGAGATTTAAGTTAGATGACGGAAAAGGTATTGAGAATGGATATTTTAAAGATAGATTGTATGGCAAAGTGTATAATATGCCAGTTCCTTCAAGTTTTAATGATTTAATAGAGGATAAAGAAGTAAGAGAGCACGTTGGTGCAGTATGGTATGAAAAAGAGTTTGAACTTTCAAAAGGAATTTTAAATGAAGATAGAGTTGTTTTAAGATTTGGAAGTGTAACGCATAAGGCAGTTGTCTTTTTAAATGGAAAAGAGATTTGTAGAAATAAAGGTGGGTTTCTTCCTTTTGAAGTAGTTTTAGAGAAAGATATGCTAGTGAATAGAAATAGACTGACGATTTTGGTTGATAATACTTTAGATAATACAACTTTACCAGTTGGTGGAGTTAAAGAGTTGGATAATGTTTCAAAAGGTTTAGAGGAGCTAATGATACCTAAAGTTAAAAGACATATAGCATATTGCGTAGATTTCTTCAATTATAGTGGTATCCACAGACCTGTAAAAATATATACAACTCCTAAAGAGTTTATAAAAGATATAACTTTAATCACAGATATAGTAGAAGAAAAAGGGATTATAGATTACAGTGTACAAGCATCTTTTGATGGGGATGTGTTCGTAGAAGTTATAGATAAAGAGGGGAAAAATATAGCGACTGCAACTGGAAAAAATAATAGGATTGAAATAGAGAATGCTAAACTTTGGGAGCCAGGTGCAGCATATCTTTATGAGATTAAAGTTACTTTAAAAGATGGAGATAAAATATTAGATGTTTATTATGAAAAATGTGGAGTAAGAACAGTGAAAGTTGAAGCTGGAAAGTTTTTAATCAATGGAAAACCATTCTATTTCAAAGGATTCGGAAAACATGAGGATTCAAATTCAAACGGTAGAGGATTAAATGAAGTTATCAATAGAAAAGATTTTAGCTTGATGAAATGGATTGGAGCTAACTCATTTAGAACATCACACTATCCTTACTCAGAGGAGATTATGAGATTAGCGGATGAAGAAGGGATTGTTGTAATTGATGAGGTTCCAGCTGTAGGGCTTCATGTAAACTTTATGAATACTTATATGGGAATAAAATCTTCTCAGTCAACCTGGGAAGTTTTAAAAACAAAAGAGCAACATGAAAAAGATATAAGAGAACTTATAAAAAGAGATAAAAATCATCCATGTGTAGTTATGTGGTGTGTTGCAAATGAAACAGCCTTAGAAGAGGAAGGATCGTATGCATACTTTAAGCCAATAATAGATTTAGCAAGAGGTTTAGATGCTCAAAAGAGACCAATTACATTGGTTTCTCATATAGCATACCCTTTAAATACAGAGGAAGCTCATAAAGTTTGTGCTGAGTTAGATGTACTATGCTTTAATAGATATTACGGTTGGTACTGGGGTGTTGGTGAAGTTGAATTAGTTGAAGGTGTGATTGTTAAAGAGTTAGAGATGTGGTGGGAGCATCATAAAAAACCAATGATGTATACAGAGTTTGGTGCTGATACGGTAAATGGTTTAAAAGAGACGACCCCTGTTATTTATAGTGAAGATTATCAACAGCTTTATTATGAAGTTCATGGAAGAGCCTTTGATAAGATGGAATATTTTATAGGTGAACAAGTTTGGAACTTTGCAGACTTTGCAACAAGATATGATAGTATAATGAGAGTTGGAGGAAATAAAAAAGGAATCTTTACAAGAGAGAGAAAACCTAAAATGGCAGCATATACATTAAAGAAAAGATGGGAGCAAATTCCAGATTTTAATTATAAAAAATAA
- a CDS encoding MFS transporter has translation MEMYNRSKSYKIGLFVLNNSATNLAMFLTLYYMYYTQNILGLSGVLVGIIATCMRLFDGITDPIIGYFIDKTDGRFGKFRPFMLVGNIIIVTSLFAIFNTPLEFSQMGKYIWTTSFYVVYIIGYTFQTACTKGGQVVLTNDPKQRPLFSIFDTIYNTIIFTGGIYVLMSVIAPRYENGLLNPELWTFVSKSTVILSVICTILALIGIWEKDRSEFFGMNKSVKLKFSDYVDVLKNNRAIQMLTIAASTDKLAINAMKGVSVYLFANILLDSKLQGSYSAMTGIPITIMGICGLFWARKVGLKKSFVATTWLGMISTVIVYILGMTGASTTLFLTFMFIQQGFSAVSSPIVIPMIADVTDYELYRSGKFIPGMMGTLFSFIDKFVSSLSTTIVGFALAYAGVSKTVISPNTFISAKFNSVVLFVYCIIPILGFVASLVAMKYYELNIEKMKDIQNSLNSQKNEYEEELVDEKLELA, from the coding sequence TGGACTTTTTGTATTAAATAACTCAGCAACAAATTTAGCTATGTTTTTAACACTTTACTATATGTACTACACACAAAATATATTGGGGTTATCTGGGGTTTTAGTTGGAATAATCGCAACATGTATGAGGCTATTTGATGGGATAACAGATCCTATTATAGGTTATTTTATAGATAAAACTGATGGTCGATTTGGAAAATTTAGACCGTTTATGCTTGTAGGAAATATAATAATAGTAACTAGTTTATTTGCAATTTTTAATACACCATTAGAGTTTTCACAGATGGGAAAATATATATGGACGACCTCTTTTTATGTGGTTTACATAATAGGTTATACATTCCAAACCGCTTGTACAAAAGGTGGGCAAGTAGTTTTGACAAACGATCCTAAGCAAAGACCACTTTTTTCAATATTTGACACAATATATAATACGATAATATTTACGGGTGGAATATATGTTTTAATGAGCGTGATTGCTCCAAGATACGAGAATGGACTTTTAAACCCTGAACTTTGGACATTTGTATCAAAGTCAACAGTAATTCTTTCGGTAATTTGTACGATATTAGCTTTGATTGGAATATGGGAAAAAGATAGAAGTGAATTCTTTGGAATGAATAAGAGTGTGAAGCTAAAATTTTCAGATTATGTTGATGTTTTGAAAAATAATAGAGCTATACAGATGTTAACAATTGCAGCTTCAACAGATAAGTTAGCTATTAATGCAATGAAAGGTGTTTCGGTTTATCTGTTTGCAAATATATTACTTGATTCTAAATTACAGGGAAGTTACTCAGCAATGACAGGAATACCAATAACAATAATGGGAATATGTGGACTGTTTTGGGCTAGAAAAGTAGGTTTAAAAAAATCATTTGTAGCAACAACATGGCTTGGAATGATTTCGACAGTGATAGTTTATATATTAGGAATGACAGGGGCTAGTACAACATTATTTTTAACTTTTATGTTTATACAACAAGGTTTTTCGGCAGTTTCGAGCCCGATAGTGATTCCTATGATTGCAGATGTAACAGATTATGAGCTATATAGATCTGGTAAATTTATTCCAGGGATGATGGGAACATTGTTTTCGTTTATAGATAAATTTGTTTCATCTCTTTCAACAACTATAGTAGGATTTGCATTAGCTTATGCAGGAGTAAGTAAGACAGTAATTTCACCGAATACGTTTATAAGTGCAAAGTTTAATTCGGTAGTACTTTTTGTATATTGTATAATTCCAATTTTAGGTTTTGTAGCATCTTTAGTGGCAATGAAATATTACGAGTTAAATATAGAGAAAATGAAAGATATCCAAAATTCTTTAAATTCACAAAAAAATGAGTATGAAGAGGAACTTGTAGATGAAAAATTAGAGTTAGCATAA